In a genomic window of Kluyveromyces marxianus DMKU3-1042 DNA, complete genome, chromosome 7:
- the BOS1 gene encoding Bos1p, which yields MNALYNHAVKQRSLLNKDLGKLEKESIVAPISLQGTIATTLISLEKTISQYKEQLKQYGLNNADDDEATKLKYETRLQTLTQDYEDAKSKFMELKAKLSNSIAREQLLRQDTSMVEDNVMNKRNINTRQQTLSTFGIGETSDGDHERTTINSAAGLPLYEGMKKEHSIFDRSNAQLDRIIQMGQESLDDIIEQNKVLQRLQSQMSKSLHTLGISDETIEKINKRVFKDKLIFYVALLLLILGIYFVQKWFR from the coding sequence ATGAATGCTTTGTATAACCATGCTGTTAAACAGCGAagtttgttgaacaaagaTCTAGGAAAGCTAGAAAAGGAGAGCATAGTGGCACCCATTTCTCTTCAAGGTACTATTGCAACAACTTTGATATCGCTTGAGAAAACTATTAGTCAATATAAGGAACAACTCAAACAGTATGGACTGAACAATGCGGACGACGACGAGGCCACCAAGTTGAAATACGAAACGAGGTTACAAACGTTAACACAGGATTATGAGGATGCGAAGAGTAAGTTTATGGAATTGAAGGCGAAGCTGTCTAATTCGATCGCTAGAGAACAGTTATTACGTCAAGACACATCGATGGTTGAGGATAATGTAATGAATAAAAGGAACATAAATACAAGGCAACAAACACTATCAACATTTGGAATAGGGGAGACTTCTGATGGAGATCATGAGCGAACTACGATCAATTCAGCTGCTGGTCTACCCTTATATGAGGGAATGAAAAAAGAACATTCTATTTTTGATAGGAGTAATGCACAGTTGGATAGAATTATACAAATGGGTCAGGAATCACTCGATGATATTATAGAACAAAATAAGGTCCTTCAAAGATTGCAGTCCCAAATGTCTAAATCCTTACATACTTTAGGTATTTCTGATGAAACCATTGAGAAGATTAATAAGAGAGTGTTCAAGGACAAATTGATTTTTTATGTTGCGCTACTCTTGTTGATTTTAGGAATATATTTCGTGCAAAAGTGGTTTAGATGA